One Phragmites australis chromosome 23, lpPhrAust1.1, whole genome shotgun sequence DNA window includes the following coding sequences:
- the LOC133905692 gene encoding uncharacterized protein LOC133905692, whose amino-acid sequence MSVSDYCQKIKTLADSLRDVGYSVSDPALVINTLRGLNPCFSSAAMHISLMAPLPTFTNVCSMLLMQAMRLENESRIAFTTVLFANYQRSASASCGPGQCQKSPSSSSTGGLGAGKKGKNKRGKGSYGGGTPPRQHTPPSSTSAPTGSWVCFSPGVGILGTRPPGAQALTMTAPSMTSSTPSSTATWD is encoded by the coding sequence ATGTCTGTCTCCGACTACTGCCAGAAGATCAAGACCCTCGCCGATTCTCTCCGTGACGTTGGCTATTCTGTCAGCGACCCAGCACTTGTCATCAACACCCTGCGTGGCCTCAACCCCTGCTTCTCCAGCGCGGCCATGCACATCTCGCTGATGGCGCCGCTCCCCACATTCACCAACGTGTGCTCCATGCTTCTCATGCAGGCGATGCGCCTGGAGAACGAGTCCCGCATCGCCTTCACCACTGTACTCTTCGCCAACTATCAACGCAGTGCGTCGGCCTCATGTGGCCCTGGTCAGTGCCAAAAGTCTCCATCATCTTCCTCTACAGGTGGCTTAGGTGCCGGCAAGAAGGGGAAGAACAAGCGTGGCAAGGGCTCCTACGGTGGTGGCACTCCGCCGCGCCAACACACACCTCCGTCGTCCACATCAGCACCAACTGGTTCGTGGGTGTGCTTCTCACCGGGCGTCGGGATCCTTGGCACTCGTCCTCCTGGTGCTCAGGCGCTCACCATGACCGCTCCGTCCATGACGTCCTCCACTCCGTCTTCTACGGCCACATGGGACTAG
- the LOC133905690 gene encoding uncharacterized mitochondrial protein AtMg00810-like, whose translation MAECHSIATLVDARAKLSASDGTPVDNPTEYRSLAGALQYLTLTRPDLAYVVQHVCLFMHDPREPHLAMIKRILRYVKGSLDHGLSISSSSASTLTVYSNADG comes from the coding sequence ATGGCCGAGTGTCACTCTATAGCGACTCTTGTTGACGCTCGTGCTAAGCTGTCCGCCTCTGACGGCACTCCAGTTGATAACCCGACGGAGTACCGGAGTCTTGCAGGTGCTCTCCAGTATCTCACGCTCACACGTCCAGATTTGGCATATGTTGTTCAACATGTGTGCCTCTTTATGCATGATCCACGGGAACCTCACCTCGCCATGATTAAGCGGATACTCCGCTATGTTAAAGGCTCTCTGGATCATGGTCTCTCCATCAGCTCCTCCTCTGCCTCGACACTGACAGTTTACTCCAATGCCGATGGTTAG